The following proteins are encoded in a genomic region of Prochlorothrix hollandica PCC 9006 = CALU 1027:
- a CDS encoding glycosyltransferase family 4 protein has product MHIIVIEPSPSSQQGGQHLSTFEVARYLAHQGHRLSLVYFPTATEAATADLVPQYQEFCTQVIALEEGRFQRAKPWPSALAILRGLLTLQRRLAKPPGAELVYVSSHTHGFFAVLVGLWRRSTKVLHIRTAIGSGLVFHRQDRWAMAQIDRFLAVSEDVKQAWVQEFNLDPQAITPVLNGVDTTKFTPADSPGTIAALRSRLPLPSPSPNDRPPLIITYLGRLHPQKGLGVLLRAFAQLRHSRSDGEAASRGVALGGQDLYLLIAGHPVGFATPREAQTYGSSLRQQVADLGLEPWVRFLGHVDDTVSLYQASDLTVLPSIYPDPCPRSVLESLACGVPIIASRTGGIQETLTAELDPLLCEPDSAEALVAQWHRWLDWRTTDPDLGDRCRRYAQERLSSSATWQRIAAFLQQVAAT; this is encoded by the coding sequence ATGCACATTATCGTGATCGAACCCTCGCCCTCCTCCCAACAGGGGGGGCAGCACCTCAGCACGTTTGAAGTAGCGCGGTATCTGGCACACCAGGGCCATCGGCTGAGTTTAGTCTATTTTCCGACAGCCACAGAAGCCGCCACCGCTGATTTAGTGCCCCAGTATCAAGAGTTTTGCACCCAGGTTATTGCCCTGGAGGAAGGGCGCTTTCAGCGAGCCAAGCCCTGGCCCAGTGCCCTGGCTATCCTGCGGGGGCTGCTGACCCTACAGCGGCGGTTGGCCAAACCCCCCGGAGCCGAACTGGTCTATGTGAGCAGCCATACCCATGGTTTTTTTGCGGTGTTGGTGGGGCTGTGGCGACGATCGACCAAAGTCCTCCACATTCGCACCGCCATCGGCTCTGGCCTGGTGTTCCATCGCCAGGATCGGTGGGCCATGGCCCAGATCGATCGATTTCTAGCGGTGTCGGAGGATGTGAAACAGGCTTGGGTGCAGGAATTCAACCTGGATCCCCAGGCCATCACCCCGGTTCTCAATGGGGTTGATACCACTAAATTTACCCCAGCGGACTCCCCTGGGACGATCGCCGCCCTGCGATCGCGGCTACCCCTGCCATCCCCCAGCCCCAACGATCGCCCCCCCTTGATCATCACCTATCTGGGGCGGCTCCACCCCCAAAAGGGTCTTGGGGTCTTGCTGAGGGCCTTTGCCCAACTGCGGCACAGCCGATCGGATGGGGAAGCAGCGTCCAGGGGCGTGGCTTTAGGGGGACAAGACCTTTATTTGCTGATCGCAGGACACCCCGTGGGGTTTGCCACCCCCCGCGAAGCCCAGACCTATGGCAGCAGTCTCCGGCAACAGGTGGCCGATCTGGGGCTGGAGCCGTGGGTGCGGTTTTTGGGCCATGTGGATGATACCGTTTCCCTGTACCAGGCCAGCGACCTGACGGTGTTGCCCAGCATTTACCCCGATCCCTGCCCCCGATCGGTGCTGGAATCCCTAGCCTGTGGGGTTCCCATCATCGCCAGCCGCACTGGGGGCATCCAAGAGACCCTCACCGCTGAGCTGGATCCCCTGCTGTGTGAACCGGACAGTGCTGAAGCCCTGGTGGCCCAGTGGCATCGCTGGCTGGACTGGCGCACCACGGATCCCGATTTGGGCGATCGCTGCCGTCGCTATGCCCAGGAGCGCCTCAGTTCCAGCGCCACCTGGCAGCGCATTGCAGCTTTTCTCCAGCAGGTGGCTGCAACCTAA
- a CDS encoding Uma2 family endonuclease codes for MTPVTASPTTPTAPTAPTAPPIAVEYPDSDGQPMAENTLQFEWITLIKENLDWLFAADPQVFVAGDLLWYPVEGNPKIRQAPDALVVFGRPKGYRGSYRQWQEDHLPPQVVFEILSPGNRPGEMSRKLLFYQQYGVEEYYLYDPDSNRLEGWIRQEGILDWIETVQDWVSPRLGIRFDPSADPLVIYRPDGEPFVSYGERSRQAEQERQRAEQESQRAEQESQRAEQERQRADRLAAKLRELGLDPEIL; via the coding sequence ATGACCCCAGTGACTGCCTCCCCCACGACTCCCACGGCTCCCACGGCTCCCACGGCTCCCCCGATCGCCGTTGAATATCCCGACAGTGATGGTCAACCCATGGCGGAAAATACCCTCCAGTTTGAGTGGATTACCCTGATTAAGGAAAATCTAGATTGGCTGTTTGCAGCGGATCCCCAGGTCTTCGTGGCGGGAGACTTGCTGTGGTATCCCGTGGAAGGCAACCCCAAGATTCGCCAAGCCCCCGATGCCTTGGTGGTATTTGGGCGACCCAAGGGCTATCGCGGTTCCTACCGGCAATGGCAGGAAGACCATCTGCCGCCCCAGGTCGTCTTTGAGATTCTGTCCCCGGGCAACCGACCGGGGGAAATGAGCCGGAAGCTGCTGTTCTATCAGCAGTACGGCGTGGAGGAATATTACCTCTACGATCCCGACAGCAATAGACTAGAGGGCTGGATCCGCCAGGAGGGAATTCTAGACTGGATTGAAACGGTACAGGATTGGGTCAGCCCCCGTTTAGGGATCCGATTTGACCCCAGCGCGGATCCTCTGGTGATCTATCGGCCCGACGGGGAACCCTTTGTGTCCTATGGGGAGCGATCGCGGCAGGCCGAACAGGAACGCCAGCGGGCTGAACAGGAAAGTCAACGGGCCGAGCAGGAAAGTCAACGGGCTGAGCAGGAACGCCAGCGGGCCGATCGCCTTGCGGCCAAGCTGCGGGAATTGGGTCTAGATCCAGAGATTCTATGA
- the hpsE gene encoding hormogonium polysaccharide biosynthesis glycosyltransferase HpsE — MDITVAIPTYKGSHRLPALFTALQHQTGTQGIQWEILVVDNNSPDHTAAVIQHWQQQWANQGFTPPLRYCREDRQGAAFARQRAMGEAQGDWVAFVDDDNVPALDWLGAIAAFRHQSPRLGAFSGRIKGAYAAPPPEGFDQIKGFLAIRDHGSQPCRFRAENLQLPPAACVVVRRSAWLAAVPPTPRLSGKVPGRFIQGDDYEPLLHLHKAGWEIWYTPSLCTHHHITADRFDRAYLLTLAQGCGLATYQLRSIITPPAQQPIMVVRTILGNVRRLVIHGLTYRQRIGQELVPGFLWAFYWGSVCSPFVRRDRPKNAL, encoded by the coding sequence ATGGATATTACCGTCGCCATTCCCACCTATAAGGGGTCCCACCGCCTGCCCGCCCTGTTCACCGCCCTCCAGCACCAGACCGGAACCCAGGGGATCCAGTGGGAAATCCTAGTGGTGGACAACAACAGCCCGGATCACACCGCCGCAGTCATCCAACACTGGCAACAGCAGTGGGCTAACCAGGGATTTACCCCACCGCTGCGCTACTGCCGGGAAGATCGCCAGGGAGCCGCCTTTGCACGACAGCGGGCCATGGGAGAAGCCCAGGGAGACTGGGTGGCCTTTGTGGATGATGACAACGTGCCGGCCCTGGACTGGTTGGGGGCGATCGCCGCCTTTCGGCACCAGTCCCCCCGCCTAGGAGCCTTCAGTGGTCGGATCAAAGGAGCCTATGCTGCCCCGCCGCCAGAGGGTTTCGATCAAATCAAAGGGTTTTTAGCGATTCGGGACCATGGATCCCAACCCTGTCGTTTCCGGGCGGAAAATCTGCAACTGCCCCCGGCGGCCTGTGTAGTGGTGCGACGATCGGCCTGGTTAGCCGCAGTCCCCCCCACCCCGCGCCTATCGGGGAAGGTACCGGGCCGCTTTATCCAGGGGGACGACTATGAACCCCTGTTGCATCTACACAAAGCCGGTTGGGAGATTTGGTACACCCCCAGCCTCTGCACCCACCACCACATTACCGCCGATCGCTTCGATCGGGCCTACCTCCTGACCCTGGCCCAGGGCTGCGGTTTGGCCACCTATCAGTTACGGAGCATCATCACTCCCCCGGCCCAGCAGCCCATCATGGTGGTACGCACGATTTTAGGCAATGTCCGCCGTTTAGTGATCCATGGTCTCACCTATCGCCAACGCATTGGCCAGGAACTGGTACCGGGGTTTCTCTGGGCCTTTTACTGGGGTAGTGTCTGTAGCCCTTTTGTCCGCCGCGATCGCCCCAAGAATGCCCTCTAA
- a CDS encoding glycosyltransferase, which translates to MKNRKIVIVTKDNASGLSRDTAILTAVLRQAGFQVTIFPVSKPTLGHKLHRIGETAQGKFWRAWGRFSYDIGIFLEAVVPYWLDYSKINCLMPNQEWFIDRWLPYLPHFDYVLCKTRYAQGIFAGLGCQTQFVSFTSVDRLPTAHLDPTKTYDSFFHLVGNISLQKGTAQVVDQWQRHPHWPPLHIRQPPQPYHQPAPNLHYLTDFLPDAQLQAYQNRHGLHLCPSEAEGFGHNLVEAMGCGALVLTTNGPPMNEIVTADRGLLMDYHETKPQNLGTNYYVTGEGLERAIEAVLALDEGERRRRGSAARAWYRDNDRFFRHTLVEFLRGL; encoded by the coding sequence ATGAAAAACAGAAAAATTGTCATTGTGACTAAGGACAATGCCAGTGGACTCAGTCGAGACACGGCGATTTTAACAGCGGTGTTACGGCAGGCGGGATTCCAGGTGACTATTTTTCCGGTTTCTAAGCCCACCTTGGGCCACAAACTGCACCGGATTGGGGAAACGGCCCAGGGTAAATTTTGGCGAGCCTGGGGACGGTTTTCCTATGATATTGGCATTTTTTTGGAGGCGGTGGTGCCCTACTGGCTGGACTACAGCAAGATTAACTGTTTAATGCCGAATCAGGAATGGTTTATCGATCGTTGGCTCCCCTATTTGCCCCATTTTGACTATGTTCTCTGTAAAACCCGCTATGCCCAAGGGATTTTTGCGGGCCTAGGTTGCCAGACCCAGTTTGTCAGCTTTACCAGCGTCGATCGCCTGCCCACGGCCCACCTTGACCCCACGAAAACCTACGACTCTTTTTTTCATCTGGTGGGCAATATCTCCCTCCAAAAGGGTACGGCCCAGGTGGTGGATCAGTGGCAGCGCCACCCCCATTGGCCCCCCCTCCACATTCGCCAACCCCCCCAGCCCTACCACCAGCCCGCCCCCAATCTCCATTACCTGACGGACTTTCTGCCCGATGCCCAACTCCAGGCCTATCAAAATCGCCATGGCTTGCACCTCTGTCCTTCCGAAGCGGAGGGGTTTGGCCATAATCTGGTGGAGGCCATGGGCTGTGGTGCCCTGGTGCTGACCACCAATGGGCCACCGATGAATGAGATTGTGACCGCCGATCGGGGGCTGTTAATGGACTATCACGAGACCAAACCCCAAAATTTGGGCACCAATTACTATGTAACGGGGGAGGGTCTGGAGCGGGCGATCGAGGCGGTCTTGGCCCTGGATGAGGGGGAACGGCGACGCAGGGGGTCAGCGGCGAGAGCCTGGTATCGGGATAACGATCGTTTTTTCCGCCACACCTTGGTGGAATTTTTAAGGGGGTTATAG
- a CDS encoding Uma2 family endonuclease encodes MAENTLQFEWITLIKENLDWLFAADPQVFVAGDLLWYPVEGNPKIRQAPDALVVFGRPKGYRGSYRQWQEDHLPPQVVFEILSPGNRPGEMSRKLLFYQQYGVEEYYLYDPDSNSLEGWIRQEGILDWIETVQDWVSPRLGIRFDPSADPLVIYRPDGKPFVSYGERSRQAEQERQRADRLAAKLRELGLDPDAL; translated from the coding sequence ATGGCGGAAAATACCCTCCAGTTTGAGTGGATTACCCTGATTAAGGAAAACCTGGATTGGCTGTTTGCAGCGGATCCCCAGGTCTTCGTGGCGGGAGACTTGCTGTGGTATCCCGTGGAAGGTAACCCCAAGATTCGCCAAGCCCCCGATGCCTTGGTGGTGTTTGGGCGACCCAAGGGCTATCGCGGTTCCTACCGGCAATGGCAAGAAGACCATCTGCCGCCCCAGGTCGTCTTTGAGATTCTGTCCCCGGGCAACCGACCGGGGGAAATGAGCCGGAAGCTGCTGTTCTATCAGCAGTACGGCGTGGAGGAATATTACCTCTACGATCCCGACAGCAATAGCCTAGAGGGCTGGATCCGCCAGGAGGGAATTCTAGACTGGATTGAAACGGTACAGGATTGGGTCAGTCCCCGTTTAGGGATCCGGTTTGACCCCAGCGCGGATCCTCTGGTGATCTATCGGCCCGACGGGAAACCCTTTGTGTCCTATGGGGAGCGATCGCGGCAGGCCGAACAGGAACGCCAACGAGCCGATCGCCTTGCGGCCAAGCTGCGGGAATTGGGCCTAGATCCAGACGCTCTATAA
- a CDS encoding Uma2 family endonuclease, which yields MTPVTASPTAPPAPPIAVEYPDSDGQPMAENTLQFEWITLIKENLDWLFAADPQVFVAGDLLWYPVEGNPKIRQAPDALVVFGRPKGYRGSYRQWQEDHLPPQVVFEILSPGNRPGEMSRKLLFYQQYGVEEYYLYDPDSNRLEGWIRQEGILDWIETVQDWVSPRLGIRFDPSADPLVIYRPDGEPFVSYGERSRQAEQERQRAEQESQRAEQERQRADRLAAKLRELGLDPEAL from the coding sequence ATGACCCCAGTGACTGCCTCCCCCACGGCTCCCCCGGCTCCCCCGATCGCCGTTGAATATCCCGACAGTGATGGTCAACCCATGGCTGAAAATACCCTCCAGTTTGAGTGGATTACCCTGATTAAGGAAAACCTGGATTGGCTGTTTGCAGCGGATCCCCAGGTCTTCGTGGCGGGGGACCTGCTGTGGTATCCCGTAGAAGGCAACCCCAAGATTCGCCAAGCCCCCGATGCCTTGGTGGTATTTGGGCGACCCAAGGGCTATCGCGGCTCCTACAGGCAATGGCAGGAAGACCATCTGCCGCCCCAGGTCGTCTTTGAGATTCTGTCCCCGGGCAACCGACCGGGGGAAATGAGCCGGAAGCTGCTGTTCTATCAGCAGTACGGCGTGGAGGAATATTACCTCTACGATCCCGACAGCAATAGACTAGAGGGCTGGATCCGCCAGGAGGGGATTCTAGACTGGATTGAAACGGTACAGGATTGGGTTAGTCCCCGTTTAGGGATCCGGTTTGACCCCAGCGCGGATCCTCTGGTGATCTATCGGCCCGACGGGGAACCCTTTGTGTCCTATGGGGAGCGATCGCGGCAGGCCGAACAGGAACGCCAGCGGGCTGAGCAGGAAAGTCAACGGGCTGAGCAGGAACGCCAGCGGGCCGATCGCCTTGCGGCCAAGCTCCGGGAACTGGGTCTAGATCCAGAGGCTCTGTGA
- a CDS encoding sulfotransferase family protein, whose protein sequence is MAQSSVPLVFLVGCSRSGTTLLQSLLAAHSAIWSVPETKFFWYANPRHEPKRQQWGLVSRRLRPSLVKFFADIQHPELMGQWIPLPLPLGYATRHFFGQLQGLTQAQGKGLFLEKTPEHFREIPLIQRYLPQAKIINLVRPGQDVVASLYELSQRYPQTWGVNLTDLDRCIDYWLEAVTVAQAYHQDPQHRVVRYDRLVADPPQVLTDLCGFLGLPFEPSILEDYRSVSPGLVRDRERDYKARAAQGIHSQGSQKFYQVCSPEQQRQVQTRLRDHQLDQCFPGS, encoded by the coding sequence ATGGCCCAGTCCTCCGTTCCCCTGGTTTTTTTGGTGGGGTGTTCCCGCTCCGGCACCACCCTGCTCCAGAGCCTCCTTGCAGCCCACTCCGCCATCTGGTCCGTGCCGGAAACCAAGTTCTTTTGGTACGCCAACCCCCGTCATGAACCTAAGCGGCAGCAGTGGGGTCTCGTCTCCCGTCGCCTGCGCCCCAGCCTGGTCAAATTTTTTGCGGACATCCAGCACCCGGAACTCATGGGCCAATGGATCCCCCTGCCCCTACCCCTGGGCTATGCCACCCGCCATTTTTTTGGCCAACTGCAAGGCTTGACCCAGGCCCAAGGCAAAGGTTTGTTTCTGGAGAAAACCCCCGAACATTTCCGCGAAATCCCCCTGATTCAGCGCTATTTACCCCAGGCCAAAATTATCAACTTGGTCCGTCCGGGCCAGGATGTGGTGGCTTCCCTCTATGAACTCAGCCAGCGCTATCCGCAGACCTGGGGGGTGAACCTGACCGATCTCGATCGCTGTATCGACTATTGGCTAGAGGCGGTGACCGTGGCCCAGGCTTATCACCAGGATCCCCAGCACCGGGTGGTGCGCTACGATCGCCTGGTGGCCGATCCTCCCCAGGTTCTGACGGATCTCTGTGGCTTTCTCGGTCTGCCCTTTGAACCTTCCATACTGGAGGACTATCGCAGCGTCAGTCCGGGGTTGGTGCGCGATCGGGAGCGGGATTACAAGGCTCGTGCTGCCCAAGGCATCCACAGCCAAGGTTCCCAGAAGTTCTACCAGGTCTGTAGCCCAGAGCAGCAACGCCAGGTACAAACCCGGCTCCGGGACCATCAGCTTGATCAGTGCTTCCCTGGGTCTTGA
- a CDS encoding Uma2 family endonuclease, with protein MTPVTASPTTPTAPTAPTAPTAPPIAVEYPDSDGQPMAENTLQFEWITLIKENLDWLFAADPQVFVAGDLLWYPVEGNPKIRQAPDALVVFGRPKGYRGSYRQWQEDHLPPQVVFEILSPGNRPGEMSRKLLFYQQYGVEEYYLYDPDSNRLEGWIRQEGILDWIETVQDWVSPRLGIRFDPSAAPLV; from the coding sequence ATGACCCCAGTGACTGCCTCCCCCACGACTCCCACGGCTCCCACGGCTCCCACGGCTCCCACGGCTCCCCCGATCGCCGTTGAATATCCCGACAGTGATGGTCAACCCATGGCGGAAAATACCCTCCAGTTTGAGTGGATTACCCTGATTAAGGAAAATCTAGATTGGCTGTTTGCAGCGGATCCCCAGGTCTTCGTGGCGGGGGACTTGCTGTGGTATCCCGTGGAAGGCAACCCCAAGATTCGCCAAGCCCCCGATGCCTTGGTGGTGTTTGGGCGACCCAAGGGCTATCGCGGCTCCTACAGGCAATGGCAGGAAGACCATCTGCCGCCCCAGGTCGTCTTTGAGATTCTGTCCCCGGGCAACCGACCGGGGGAAATGAGCCGGAAACTGCTGTTCTATCAGCAGTACGGCGTGGAGGAATATTACCTCTACGATCCCGACAGCAATAGACTAGAGGGCTGGATCCGCCAGGAGGGAATTCTAGACTGGATTGAAACGGTACAGGATTGGGTTAGCCCCCGTTTAGGGATCCGGTTTGACCCCAGCGCGGCTCCTCTGGTGAT
- a CDS encoding Uma2 family endonuclease, protein MTPPSSPTTSPSLAITPPVKPTPIVYPDSDGKPMSDNTLQYQWIVLFKENLEVQFGSDPQVFIAGDLLWYPVEGHPEIAKAPDVLVVFGRPKGYRGSYQQWREDDIAPQVVFEILSPNNTRAEMSRKLLFYHQYGVEEYYIYDPQKNDLRGWIRRDGILDELDSLQNWQSPRLGIRFDPAENPLKVYGADDTPFLSTLEREQLRQGERQRAEQERQRAEQERQRADRLAAKLRELGLDPKIL, encoded by the coding sequence ATGACTCCCCCCTCTTCCCCCACGACTTCCCCCTCCCTAGCCATCACCCCGCCCGTGAAACCTACCCCGATCGTTTACCCCGACAGCGATGGCAAGCCCATGTCTGACAATACGCTTCAATACCAATGGATTGTTCTCTTCAAGGAAAATCTGGAAGTCCAGTTTGGGTCAGATCCCCAGGTGTTTATTGCGGGGGATCTGCTGTGGTATCCCGTGGAAGGCCATCCCGAAATCGCTAAGGCTCCTGATGTTCTGGTGGTGTTTGGTCGCCCCAAGGGGTACCGGGGTTCCTATCAACAGTGGCGAGAAGATGACATTGCGCCCCAAGTCGTGTTTGAAATCCTCTCCCCCAACAATACCCGCGCTGAAATGAGCCGCAAGCTCCTGTTCTATCACCAATACGGCGTGGAAGAATACTATATCTATGATCCCCAGAAGAATGATCTGCGGGGTTGGATCCGGCGCGATGGCATCCTGGATGAGTTGGATAGCCTCCAGAATTGGCAGAGTCCCCGCCTGGGCATTCGCTTTGACCCTGCTGAGAACCCCCTTAAGGTCTATGGTGCCGATGACACCCCATTTCTCAGCACCCTAGAACGAGAGCAACTGCGGCAAGGGGAACGGCAACGGGCCGAACAGGAACGCCAACGGGCTGAGCAGGAACGACAACGGGCCGATCGCCTTGCGGCCAAGCTGCGGGAATTGGGTCTAGATCCAAAAATTCTATGA
- the hpsE gene encoding hormogonium polysaccharide biosynthesis glycosyltransferase HpsE gives MVPSALPLNFSIVIPTYNGAQRLPGLFACLDRCWHWCQNQDPVMTWEVIVVDNGSQDETRQVVEQYQNQWADRGRDRTNPPQPWESGPSAPIHPGEPLPLVRYAFEPQPGAAHARQRGVTLAQAEWIGFLDDDNWPEPDWIGAALAFAQAHPRTGAIGSQIHGAFATPPPPELDPLLPYLAIVERGDRPLEYLPQKKLLPPSAGLVVRRSVWLTCLPHRLRLTGRTATSMLTAEDLEALAHILRHGWQVWYNPAMVIHHQIPPWRLQASYLLPFFQGIGLSRHVTRILSVPPWQRPLWFGLYIANDLRRILRLLLSHGLPRRSNLVARCYLTLYGYSLLSPFYLGWQGIRSGGRRRSSP, from the coding sequence ATGGTGCCTTCTGCCCTACCCCTAAACTTTAGTATTGTCATTCCCACCTATAACGGTGCCCAACGCTTGCCCGGTTTATTCGCCTGCCTCGATCGCTGCTGGCACTGGTGCCAAAACCAGGATCCGGTGATGACCTGGGAGGTGATCGTGGTGGACAATGGTAGCCAAGACGAGACCCGGCAGGTGGTGGAGCAGTATCAGAATCAGTGGGCCGATCGGGGCCGCGATCGCACCAATCCACCTCAGCCCTGGGAGTCGGGACCATCCGCCCCCATCCACCCAGGGGAACCCCTGCCCCTGGTGCGGTATGCCTTTGAACCCCAACCCGGAGCGGCCCATGCCCGTCAGCGGGGGGTGACCTTAGCCCAAGCCGAATGGATCGGGTTTTTGGATGATGACAACTGGCCAGAACCGGATTGGATTGGAGCCGCCCTAGCCTTTGCCCAGGCCCATCCCCGCACCGGAGCCATTGGCAGTCAGATCCACGGAGCCTTTGCCACCCCCCCTCCCCCCGAACTGGACCCCCTGCTGCCCTATTTGGCCATTGTCGAACGGGGCGATCGACCCCTGGAATATCTGCCCCAGAAAAAACTCCTGCCCCCCTCAGCGGGGTTGGTGGTGCGGCGATCGGTGTGGTTAACCTGTCTGCCCCATCGCCTCCGCCTAACGGGACGCACCGCCACCAGTATGCTCACCGCCGAGGATCTGGAAGCCTTGGCCCATATCCTCCGCCACGGTTGGCAAGTGTGGTACAACCCAGCCATGGTCATCCACCACCAAATCCCTCCCTGGCGGCTCCAAGCCTCCTATCTGTTGCCTTTTTTCCAGGGCATTGGTCTCAGTCGCCATGTCACCCGAATACTCAGCGTCCCCCCCTGGCAGCGTCCCCTCTGGTTTGGGTTATATATCGCCAATGATCTGCGGCGCATCCTGCGGTTACTGCTGTCCCATGGCCTACCCCGGCGATCGAATTTAGTAGCACGGTGCTACCTCACCCTCTATGGCTACAGTTTGCTCAGTCCGTTTTATCTGGGGTGGCAGGGGATCCGATCCGGGGGGCGGCGACGATCGTCCCCGTGA
- a CDS encoding Uma2 family endonuclease, with the protein MNPPRPPTVATNDTVATDHSAILYPDSDGQPMADNTLQFRWIMLLKENLEVMFAEDPQVFVAGDLLWYPVEGHPEIAKAPDAMVVFGRSKGDRESYQQWREANIAPQVVFEVLSPSNTRAEMSRKLMFYHQYGVEEYYTYDPQLDDGRGWIRRDGVLDELDSLQGWVSPRLGIRFDPAGQPLKLYNAQGQPFLTTVEREQRVREADRRAAAANQRAAEADRRATEANQQAAAAQQRADRLAAKLRALGLDPEVL; encoded by the coding sequence ATGAACCCACCCCGTCCCCCCACGGTTGCGACCAACGACACGGTTGCCACCGACCACAGCGCCATTCTCTACCCCGACTCTGACGGTCAGCCCATGGCAGACAATACCCTCCAATTTCGCTGGATTATGCTGCTCAAGGAAAATCTAGAGGTGATGTTTGCGGAGGATCCCCAAGTGTTTGTGGCGGGGGATTTGCTGTGGTATCCCGTGGAGGGGCACCCGGAGATTGCCAAGGCTCCCGATGCCATGGTGGTGTTTGGCCGATCGAAGGGCGATCGGGAATCCTATCAACAGTGGCGGGAAGCGAACATTGCCCCCCAAGTGGTGTTTGAGGTGCTGTCTCCCAGCAATACCCGCGCTGAAATGAGCCGTAAACTGATGTTTTATCACCAGTATGGGGTGGAGGAATATTACACCTATGATCCCCAACTGGATGATGGGCGGGGCTGGATACGCCGGGATGGGGTGTTGGATGAGTTGGACAGTCTCCAGGGCTGGGTTAGCCCCCGTTTGGGCATTCGCTTTGATCCCGCTGGCCAACCCCTCAAACTTTACAATGCCCAAGGTCAGCCCTTTTTAACAACGGTGGAACGGGAGCAAAGGGTGCGGGAGGCCGATCGCCGTGCAGCCGCCGCCAACCAACGGGCAGCGGAAGCCGATCGCCGCGCCACGGAAGCCAACCAGCAAGCGGCAGCAGCCCAGCAACGGGCCGATCGCCTTGCGGCCAAGCTCCGGGCATTGGGTCTAGATCCAGAGGTTCTATGA
- a CDS encoding Uma2 family endonuclease → MTPVTASLPTPTAPPIAVEYPDSDGQPMAENTLQFEWITLIKENLDWLFAADPQVFVAGDLLWYPVEGNPKIRQAPDALVVFGRPKGYRGSYRQWQEDHLPPQVVFEILSPGNRPGEMSRKLLFYQQYGVEEYYLYDPDSNSLEGWIRQEGILDWIETVQDWVSPRLGIRFDPSADPLVIYRPDGESFVSYGERSRQAEQERQRAEQESQRAEQESQRAEQESQRAEQERQRAEQESQRAEQESQRAEQESQRADRLAAKLRELGLDPADL, encoded by the coding sequence ATGACCCCAGTGACTGCCTCCCTCCCGACTCCCACGGCTCCCCCGATCGCCGTTGAATATCCCGACAGTGATGGTCAACCCATGGCGGAAAATACCCTCCAGTTTGAGTGGATTACCCTGATTAAGGAAAACCTGGATTGGCTGTTTGCAGCGGATCCCCAGGTCTTCGTGGCGGGAGACTTGCTGTGGTATCCCGTGGAAGGCAACCCCAAGATTCGCCAAGCCCCCGATGCCTTGGTGGTATTTGGGCGACCCAAGGGCTATCGCGGTTCCTACCGGCAATGGCAGGAAGACCATCTGCCGCCCCAGGTCGTCTTTGAGATTCTGTCCCCGGGCAACCGACCGGGGGAAATGAGCCGGAAGTTGTTGTTCTATCAGCAGTACGGCGTGGAGGAGTATTACCTCTACGATCCCGACAGCAATAGCCTAGAGGGCTGGATCCGCCAGGAGGGGATTCTAGACTGGATTGAAACGGTACAGGATTGGGTTAGTCCCCGTTTAGGGATCCGGTTTGACCCCAGCGCGGATCCTCTGGTGATCTATCGGCCCGACGGGGAATCCTTTGTGTCCTATGGGGAGCGATCGCGGCAGGCCGAACAGGAACGCCAGCGGGCTGAGCAGGAAAGTCAACGGGCTGAACAGGAAAGTCAGCGGGCTGAACAGGAAAGTCAGCGGGCCGAACAGGAACGCCAACGGGCTGAGCAGGAAAGTCAACGGGCTGAGCAGGAAAGTCAACGGGCTGAACAGGAAAGTCAACGGGCCGATCGCCTTGCGGCCAAGCTGCGGGAATTGGGTCTCGATCCGGCTGATCTCTGA